A single Klebsiella variicola DNA region contains:
- a CDS encoding shikimate kinase, with product MNINVVGTSGSGKSTLARRLAHRLGLPWIELDRLYWRPNWQGTPDEAFFAAIAAATASPGWVLDGNYNRSRSVKWREVDLVIWVDYSLWRTLRQAVWRATSRAWRHQELWPGTGNRESFRRSFCSRESIILWTLKTWRQNRRRYLADMQDPQYRHIRFVRVRSPRQAEALLRELEAQRPGGHI from the coding sequence ATGAACATCAACGTGGTCGGCACCAGCGGCTCAGGCAAATCCACTCTGGCCCGGCGCCTGGCGCACAGGCTGGGACTACCCTGGATCGAGCTCGATCGCCTGTACTGGCGGCCGAACTGGCAGGGCACGCCGGATGAGGCGTTTTTCGCCGCTATTGCCGCCGCTACGGCCTCGCCGGGCTGGGTGCTGGATGGCAATTACAATCGCAGCCGCAGCGTCAAATGGCGCGAGGTGGATCTGGTGATCTGGGTCGACTATAGCCTCTGGCGCACGCTGCGCCAGGCGGTGTGGCGGGCGACGAGCCGGGCGTGGCGGCATCAGGAGCTGTGGCCGGGCACGGGCAACCGCGAGAGCTTTCGCCGTTCGTTCTGCAGCCGGGAATCCATTATCCTCTGGACGCTGAAAACCTGGCGGCAGAATCGCCGACGCTATCTGGCCGATATGCAGGATCCGCAATATCGTCATATTCGCTTCGTCCGGGTGCGCAGTCCGCGGCAGGCTGAGGCGCTGCTCCGCGAGCTGGAAGCGCAGCGGCCAGGCGGGCATATCTAA
- a CDS encoding MsnO8 family LLM class oxidoreductase, whose translation MSYRISILDKSPLAAGETAAQALARTLTLAQHAEAWGYHRFWVAEHHNTDQLASPSPELVIAWLLGHTRRIRLGSGGVMLQHYSPYKVAENFNLLAALAPGRIDLGVGKAPGGLPLSTRALQQGLHQEEKGTFADQLAQLDNWLSLTEPGGEESLRATPIPPRRADGFLLGASLESAELAARLDWNFVFAAHLNGDSALRRTVINRWRELSPREAIVAVQVVVADDPATAAALAQQVEVWGVELENGQRVTVGSEAQAVAFARQAGSRPTRIHRRESSLISGTPEQVKARLDALQAEDQLDELIIDTPISDGPARLHSLRLLAQAHYGKEVLNVL comes from the coding sequence ATGTCTTATCGAATCAGTATCCTGGATAAAAGTCCGCTTGCCGCCGGGGAAACCGCCGCGCAGGCGCTGGCGCGTACATTAACGCTGGCGCAACACGCCGAAGCCTGGGGCTATCACCGCTTCTGGGTCGCCGAACACCACAATACCGATCAGCTGGCGAGCCCCTCGCCGGAGCTGGTTATCGCCTGGCTGCTGGGCCACACCCGGCGCATTCGTCTTGGGTCCGGCGGCGTCATGCTCCAGCACTACAGCCCCTATAAAGTCGCGGAAAACTTTAACCTGCTGGCTGCCCTCGCGCCGGGTCGCATCGATCTCGGGGTGGGCAAGGCGCCTGGCGGCCTGCCGCTCTCCACCCGCGCCCTGCAGCAGGGCCTGCATCAGGAGGAGAAAGGGACCTTTGCCGATCAGCTGGCGCAGCTGGATAACTGGCTGTCACTGACTGAGCCAGGGGGAGAGGAGAGCCTGCGCGCCACGCCGATCCCGCCGCGCCGGGCCGACGGATTTCTGCTCGGCGCCAGCCTGGAGAGTGCGGAACTGGCCGCCCGTCTTGACTGGAACTTCGTGTTTGCGGCCCATCTCAATGGCGACAGCGCGCTGCGCCGCACGGTGATCAACCGCTGGCGCGAGCTCAGCCCGCGTGAGGCGATCGTCGCCGTGCAGGTGGTGGTGGCTGACGATCCGGCCACCGCCGCTGCGCTGGCGCAGCAGGTCGAGGTGTGGGGCGTGGAGCTGGAGAACGGCCAGCGGGTGACCGTCGGCAGTGAGGCTCAGGCCGTCGCCTTTGCCCGCCAGGCTGGCAGCCGGCCGACACGCATCCACCGCCGCGAATCTTCACTGATCTCCGGTACTCCCGAACAGGTTAAAGCCCGGCTTGACGCGCTGCAGGCGGAAGATCAGCTGGATGAATTAATCATTGATACCCCTATTAGCGACGGGCCAGCGCGCCTGCACTCCCTGCGCCTGCTGGCGCAGGCTCACTACGGCAAGGAGGTGCTGAATGTCCTTTGA
- a CDS encoding M20 peptidase aminoacylase family protein: MSFEQQLISWRRELHQNPELSLQEVATTARIRDWLQSGGLTLLPFDLKTGLVAEVGSGDKVIALRADIDALPIEEATGLPYRSQNEGVMHACGHDIHTSVMLGAALLLKEREAELPGRVRILFQPAEENFGGAKTLIRAGALEDVSAIFGMHNEPGLPVGEFATRGGAFYANVDRFVFKVTGKGAHAARPHEGKDAILLASQLVTVLQSVASREVNTLDSVVLSVTRIQGGNTWNVLPESVELEGTLRTHSSEVQQRVKARVSEIAAGFASAFGAQIDVFWYAGPTALVNDARWADFASDVAAQAGYRTHHADLHLGGEDFAVYLQHIPGAFVSIGSASEYGLHHPAFNPDERLITPAAHYFAQLAEQALQHI, encoded by the coding sequence ATGTCCTTTGAACAACAACTGATTAGCTGGCGGCGCGAGCTGCACCAGAACCCGGAGCTCTCCCTGCAGGAGGTAGCCACCACCGCGCGGATCCGCGACTGGCTGCAGAGCGGCGGGCTGACTCTGCTGCCCTTCGATCTGAAAACCGGGCTGGTCGCCGAAGTCGGCAGCGGCGACAAGGTGATTGCCCTGCGGGCGGACATCGACGCGTTGCCCATCGAGGAGGCGACCGGTCTGCCTTACCGCTCGCAAAATGAAGGGGTGATGCATGCCTGCGGCCATGATATTCACACCAGCGTAATGCTGGGGGCGGCGCTGCTGCTGAAGGAGCGGGAAGCGGAACTCCCGGGGCGGGTGCGGATCCTGTTTCAGCCGGCGGAGGAAAATTTTGGCGGCGCGAAAACCCTGATCCGCGCCGGGGCGCTGGAGGACGTGTCGGCGATCTTTGGCATGCACAATGAGCCCGGCCTGCCGGTGGGCGAATTTGCCACCCGCGGCGGCGCGTTCTACGCCAACGTCGACCGCTTCGTCTTCAAAGTGACCGGGAAGGGGGCGCATGCCGCCCGTCCACATGAAGGAAAGGATGCGATCCTGCTGGCCAGCCAGCTGGTGACGGTGCTGCAGAGCGTGGCCAGTCGGGAAGTGAACACCCTCGACTCGGTGGTGCTCAGCGTGACGCGGATCCAGGGAGGCAATACCTGGAACGTGCTGCCGGAGAGCGTCGAGCTGGAAGGGACGCTGCGCACTCACAGCAGTGAAGTGCAGCAGCGGGTCAAGGCCCGGGTCAGCGAGATCGCGGCCGGTTTCGCCAGCGCCTTTGGCGCACAGATTGACGTCTTCTGGTATGCCGGCCCGACGGCGCTGGTCAATGACGCCCGCTGGGCCGACTTCGCCAGCGACGTGGCGGCCCAGGCCGGGTACCGCACCCATCACGCCGATCTGCATCTCGGTGGCGAAGATTTTGCGGTCTATCTTCAGCATATTCCCGGGGCGTTCGTCAGCATCGGCAGCGCCAGCGAATATGGTCTGCACCATCCGGCATTTAATCCGGACGAACGGCTTATTACGCCCGCAGCGCACTATTTCGCCCAGCTGGCGGAACAGGCATTACAACATATTTAA
- a CDS encoding GNAT family N-acetyltransferase — MSEAFRDISPDAPELQPIISGLFAEYAARYGDYFSRDAEVELTEWYLPPQGLFIVLEREGEIIATGAYKPKDRHTAEIKRIWTHRRLRQQGLAAKVVQELERRAVLAGYSHIYLTTGFRQPEAVKLYLSQGYEAQFDLTRDPEEYSQPPYDGRLRFTKALAVSAFSHSA; from the coding sequence ATGAGCGAAGCATTCCGCGATATTTCTCCGGACGCACCGGAGCTGCAGCCGATTATTAGCGGGCTGTTTGCCGAATATGCCGCCCGCTACGGCGACTATTTTTCCCGCGATGCGGAAGTGGAGTTGACTGAGTGGTATTTGCCGCCGCAGGGGCTGTTTATCGTCCTTGAGCGTGAGGGAGAAATTATCGCCACCGGCGCTTATAAACCGAAAGATCGCCACACCGCGGAGATCAAACGTATCTGGACGCACCGCCGTCTGCGCCAGCAGGGGCTGGCGGCGAAGGTGGTCCAGGAGCTGGAACGGCGGGCGGTGCTGGCCGGGTACAGCCATATCTACCTGACCACCGGCTTCCGTCAGCCGGAGGCGGTAAAGCTCTATCTCAGCCAGGGGTATGAGGCGCAGTTTGACCTCACGCGAGACCCGGAAGAGTACAGTCAGCCGCCCTATGACGGCCGGCTGCGGTTCACTAAAGCGCTGGCGGTGAGCGCCTTCAGTCACAGCGCTTGA
- a CDS encoding amino acid ABC transporter permease: protein MHSSETIKVVPARYPLRVVGALVALLVLAVVIQSVAFNPRWEWGVFARWFFDPVILEGLGQTLLLTLLGTVLSVIFGGLLALARLSSSWLLSSLAWGYIWLFRSLPLIVVLIILYNFSYLYDTLSLGIPFTGVTWASYQTINVLGQFSTAVVGLTLVQSAYTAEIIRGGFLGVDHGQYEAAAALGLPAWRRTLRIILPQALRTILPSGFNEIISLAKGTAMVYVLAMPELFYTIQMIYNRTQEVIPLLMVGAAWYLAITSVLSAIQYLVERALARSERRSAVNSARSSRLNQPARQPQPQEAVHAQLS from the coding sequence ATGCATTCATCTGAAACAATAAAAGTGGTGCCGGCGCGCTATCCGCTGCGGGTGGTCGGGGCCCTGGTCGCCCTGCTGGTGCTGGCGGTGGTGATCCAGTCGGTGGCCTTTAACCCGCGCTGGGAGTGGGGCGTCTTCGCCCGCTGGTTCTTCGACCCGGTGATCCTCGAGGGGCTGGGACAAACCCTGCTCCTGACCCTGCTCGGCACGGTGCTGAGCGTGATCTTCGGCGGCCTGCTGGCGCTGGCCCGCTTATCCTCATCGTGGCTGCTCAGCAGCCTCGCCTGGGGTTATATCTGGCTGTTTCGCTCGCTGCCGCTGATTGTGGTGCTGATTATTCTGTACAACTTTTCCTATCTCTACGACACCCTGTCGCTGGGGATCCCGTTTACCGGCGTCACCTGGGCCAGCTATCAGACCATTAACGTGCTGGGGCAATTCTCCACGGCGGTGGTGGGCCTGACGCTGGTGCAGAGCGCCTATACCGCGGAGATCATTCGCGGTGGCTTTTTGGGGGTCGACCATGGGCAGTATGAAGCCGCCGCTGCACTGGGGCTTCCCGCCTGGCGACGTACGCTGCGCATTATTCTGCCGCAGGCGCTGCGCACCATCCTGCCCTCCGGCTTCAATGAGATCATCAGTCTGGCCAAGGGAACGGCGATGGTGTACGTCCTGGCGATGCCGGAACTGTTCTACACCATCCAGATGATCTACAACCGTACCCAGGAGGTGATCCCGCTGTTGATGGTTGGCGCCGCCTGGTATCTGGCGATCACCAGCGTCCTCTCCGCCATTCAGTATCTGGTGGAACGCGCCCTGGCGCGCAGCGAGCGCCGCTCGGCGGTAAACAGCGCCCGCAGCAGTCGTCTGAATCAACCCGCACGTCAACCACAGCCGCAGGAGGCCGTTCATGCCCAGCTCTCATAA
- a CDS encoding amino acid ABC transporter ATP-binding protein, which translates to MPSSHNGHISITGVSKYYGRHKALDDVSLEIPPGTVTVILGPSGSGKSTLLRTINHLERVDEGFIQIDGDYIGYRRKGDKLYEMKEKEILRQRINVGYVFQNFNLFPHLTVLENLIEAPIAHKQVTRKEAIARAYELLDVVGLRNKADAWSRHLSGGQQQRIAIARALALDPRVILFDEPTSALDPELVGEVLDVIKKLARSGTTLVVVTHEVGFAREVADQVVFMVDGRIVEQGSSDEVLNHPQHPRTRQFLSRVLPS; encoded by the coding sequence ATGCCCAGCTCTCATAATGGCCATATCTCTATCACCGGGGTCAGCAAATACTATGGCCGCCACAAGGCGCTGGACGATGTGTCGCTGGAGATCCCCCCGGGCACGGTAACGGTGATCCTCGGCCCTTCCGGCTCGGGCAAGTCGACGCTGCTGCGCACCATCAATCACCTCGAACGTGTCGATGAGGGATTTATTCAGATTGACGGCGACTATATTGGTTATCGCCGCAAAGGCGACAAGCTGTATGAGATGAAAGAAAAGGAAATTCTTCGCCAGCGGATCAACGTCGGCTACGTGTTCCAGAACTTTAACCTGTTTCCGCACCTGACGGTGCTGGAGAACCTGATTGAGGCGCCGATCGCCCACAAGCAGGTCACGCGCAAAGAGGCCATTGCCCGCGCCTATGAGCTGCTGGACGTCGTAGGACTGCGCAATAAAGCCGACGCCTGGTCGCGGCATCTCTCAGGCGGGCAGCAGCAGCGTATCGCGATTGCCCGGGCGCTGGCACTGGACCCGCGGGTGATCCTGTTTGATGAGCCCACCTCGGCGCTGGATCCCGAGCTGGTGGGCGAGGTACTGGATGTCATCAAGAAGCTGGCGCGCTCCGGTACCACCCTGGTGGTGGTGACCCACGAGGTAGGCTTTGCCCGCGAGGTGGCCGACCAGGTGGTGTTTATGGTCGACGGCAGGATCGTCGAGCAGGGCAGCAGCGACGAGGTGCTCAACCATCCGCAGCATCCGCGTACCCGACAGTTTTTATCCAGGGTGCTGCCGTCATGA
- a CDS encoding transporter substrate-binding domain-containing protein, protein MSAQAALDLRANEQPLPVTRDPQAIAKIPPGYRFVEPGTLTVAISALNSPPLALLASDNRTRIGSDPDMARLLAGSLGLKLRLVPTAWEDWPLGIASGRYDVALINIAVTEKRKEKFDFATYRVDSLAFSVKSTSDIAAVNGPADLAGRKVIVGSGTNQERILLGWNDDNRAAGRPLAQPVYLTDDASGNLYIQSGRADIFFGPQSVAAYKAALNGQTRVVGLGPKKAWVATTTKKGNGLVFALQAALDGAIARGEYQQVLARWGEQGEAVAQSVVNPPGITY, encoded by the coding sequence ATGAGCGCTCAGGCGGCGCTGGATCTGCGCGCCAATGAGCAGCCATTGCCGGTCACCCGCGACCCGCAGGCGATAGCGAAAATTCCGCCGGGCTATCGCTTCGTCGAGCCGGGGACGCTGACGGTGGCGATCTCGGCGCTCAATTCGCCGCCGCTGGCGCTGCTGGCCAGCGACAACCGCACGCGGATCGGCAGCGACCCGGATATGGCCCGCCTGCTGGCCGGAAGCCTTGGCCTGAAGCTCAGGTTGGTGCCCACCGCGTGGGAGGACTGGCCGCTGGGCATCGCCTCCGGCCGCTATGACGTGGCGCTGATCAATATCGCGGTGACCGAGAAGCGCAAAGAGAAGTTCGATTTTGCGACTTACCGGGTGGATTCCCTGGCCTTCTCGGTGAAATCCACCAGCGACATCGCCGCGGTAAACGGACCCGCTGACCTCGCCGGGCGCAAAGTGATCGTCGGTTCCGGCACCAACCAGGAGCGGATCCTGCTGGGCTGGAACGACGACAACCGTGCCGCCGGGCGGCCGCTGGCCCAGCCGGTCTACCTGACCGATGATGCCTCCGGCAACCTCTATATCCAGTCCGGGCGAGCGGATATCTTTTTCGGCCCGCAGTCGGTGGCAGCCTATAAGGCCGCCCTTAACGGCCAGACCCGGGTGGTGGGCCTGGGGCCGAAAAAAGCGTGGGTGGCGACAACCACCAAAAAAGGCAACGGCCTGGTCTTTGCCCTGCAGGCAGCCCTCGACGGGGCGATTGCCCGCGGTGAATATCAGCAGGTGCTGGCGCGCTGGGGAGAGCAGGGCGAGGCGGTGGCGCAGTCGGTGGTCAACCCGCCGGGGATAACCTACTAA
- a CDS encoding MFS transporter has protein sequence MQQQIKRSNVRYGILVFLFLATVFNYADRATLSVVAPMMSKELGFDPEAMGLAFSVFGISYVIMQIPGGWLLDKYGSRLVYGCALIGWSVVTMFQGTIYLFASPLVVLVILRLMMGAIEAPAFPANSRLSVQWFPNKERGFVTSVYQAAQYISLGIITPLMTIILHNLSWHYVFYYIGAIGVVLGIFWLVKVKDPSHHPKINPQELDYIREGGGVPELGSQKTPQKLTLAQIKSICVNRMMIGVYIGQFCVTSITWFFLTWFPTYLYQAKGMSILKVGFVASIPAIAGFIGGLLGGVFSDWLLKRGYSLTTARKLPVICGMLLSCVIVVANYTSSEVVVIAAMSLAFFAKGFGNLGWCVLSDTSPKEMLGIAGGVFNMCGNLASIITPLVIGVILANTHSFDYAILYVGSMGVLGLFSYLFIVGPLDRLTLTPRTV, from the coding sequence ATGCAACAGCAAATAAAACGCAGCAACGTGCGTTACGGTATATTGGTTTTTTTATTTCTCGCGACCGTATTTAATTATGCTGACCGGGCCACCCTGTCCGTTGTCGCGCCGATGATGAGTAAAGAGTTAGGTTTTGACCCTGAAGCAATGGGCCTGGCCTTTTCGGTGTTTGGTATTTCCTACGTCATTATGCAAATCCCCGGCGGCTGGCTGCTGGATAAATATGGTTCGCGGTTGGTCTACGGCTGCGCGCTGATTGGCTGGTCGGTCGTCACTATGTTTCAGGGCACTATTTATCTGTTTGCCAGTCCGCTGGTGGTGCTGGTGATCCTGCGTCTGATGATGGGGGCCATTGAAGCGCCCGCTTTTCCGGCCAACAGTCGCCTGAGCGTCCAGTGGTTCCCCAATAAAGAGCGTGGATTTGTCACCTCGGTCTATCAGGCCGCGCAGTATATTTCGCTGGGCATTATTACGCCGCTGATGACCATCATTCTGCATAATTTAAGCTGGCACTATGTTTTTTATTATATTGGCGCTATCGGGGTGGTGCTGGGAATATTCTGGCTGGTAAAAGTGAAGGATCCTTCACATCATCCTAAAATTAACCCGCAGGAGCTCGATTATATTCGTGAAGGCGGCGGCGTACCGGAATTAGGTAGCCAAAAAACGCCGCAAAAATTAACTCTCGCGCAGATTAAAAGCATCTGCGTCAATCGCATGATGATCGGGGTTTATATCGGCCAGTTCTGCGTCACATCGATTACCTGGTTCTTCCTCACCTGGTTTCCGACTTACCTCTACCAGGCCAAAGGCATGTCAATCCTCAAGGTCGGGTTTGTCGCCAGTATCCCGGCCATAGCTGGATTTATCGGTGGCCTGCTGGGCGGCGTGTTTTCGGACTGGCTGCTGAAACGCGGTTACAGTCTGACCACCGCTCGTAAGCTCCCGGTGATCTGCGGCATGCTGCTCTCCTGCGTCATTGTCGTCGCCAACTACACCTCCTCGGAAGTGGTGGTGATCGCCGCCATGAGTCTGGCGTTCTTTGCCAAAGGTTTCGGGAACCTCGGCTGGTGCGTGCTGAGCGACACCTCGCCGAAAGAGATGCTCGGTATTGCCGGTGGCGTGTTCAATATGTGCGGCAACCTGGCGAGCATCATTACCCCGCTGGTCATCGGGGTGATCCTCGCCAACACCCACTCGTTTGATTACGCCATCCTCTACGTCGGTTCCATGGGCGTGCTGGGCCTGTTCTCCTATCTGTTTATCGTTGGGCCGCTGGATCGCTTGACGCTCACTCCGCGCACCGTTTGA
- a CDS encoding L-talarate/galactarate dehydratase, whose translation MTSSANSESVTYAKAFGVKTAAETGDRIDHVKLSLAFLPLATPVSDAKVLTGRQKPLTEVAIIIAEIHSRDGFTGVGFSYSKRAGGQGIYAHAKEIADNLLGEDPNDIDKIYTKLLWAGASVGRSGMAVQAISPIDIALWDMKAKRAGLPLAKLLGSHRDSVQCYNTSGGFLHTPLDQVLKNVAISRENGIGGIKLKVGQPNTAEDIRRLTAVREVLGDDFPLMVDANQQWDRETAIRMGRKMEPFNLIWIEEPLDAYDVEGHAQLAAALDTPIATGEMLTSFREHEQLILGNASDFVQPDAPRVGGISPFLKIMDLAAKHGRKLAPHFAMEVHLHLAAAYPLEPWLEHFEWLNPLFNEQLELRDGRMWVSERHGLGFTLSEQARRWTQQSCEFGTRP comes from the coding sequence ATGACCTCAAGCGCCAATTCCGAGTCCGTAACCTACGCCAAAGCTTTCGGCGTCAAAACCGCCGCTGAAACCGGTGACCGCATTGACCACGTTAAACTGTCGCTGGCTTTTCTGCCGCTGGCCACCCCCGTCAGCGATGCCAAAGTGCTGACCGGTCGCCAAAAACCGCTGACCGAAGTGGCGATTATCATCGCGGAAATTCACTCCCGGGATGGATTCACCGGCGTCGGCTTTAGCTACTCGAAACGTGCGGGCGGCCAGGGTATTTACGCTCACGCCAAAGAGATAGCCGATAATCTGCTTGGCGAAGATCCGAACGACATCGACAAAATCTACACCAAACTGCTGTGGGCCGGGGCTTCCGTCGGCCGTAGCGGCATGGCGGTACAAGCTATCTCCCCTATCGATATTGCCCTGTGGGATATGAAAGCCAAACGCGCCGGTCTACCGCTGGCCAAACTGCTGGGTTCACATCGTGATTCCGTGCAGTGCTACAACACTTCCGGCGGCTTCCTGCATACCCCCCTGGATCAGGTGTTGAAAAACGTGGCTATCTCCCGTGAAAACGGCATCGGCGGGATTAAACTGAAAGTCGGTCAGCCTAATACTGCCGAGGATATCCGTCGTCTGACGGCGGTGCGCGAAGTGCTGGGTGATGACTTCCCGCTGATGGTCGATGCCAACCAGCAGTGGGATCGCGAAACCGCCATCCGCATGGGGCGCAAAATGGAGCCGTTCAATCTGATCTGGATTGAGGAGCCGCTGGATGCCTATGACGTCGAAGGCCACGCGCAGCTGGCTGCCGCGCTGGATACGCCGATTGCCACCGGCGAGATGCTGACCAGCTTCCGCGAACATGAGCAGTTGATCCTCGGCAACGCCAGCGACTTCGTGCAACCGGACGCCCCGCGCGTCGGTGGGATCTCCCCGTTCCTGAAAATAATGGATCTGGCCGCGAAGCACGGTCGCAAGCTGGCTCCGCACTTTGCCATGGAGGTGCACCTGCATCTCGCCGCCGCCTACCCGCTGGAGCCATGGCTGGAGCACTTCGAGTGGCTGAACCCGCTGTTTAACGAGCAGCTAGAACTGCGCGATGGGCGGATGTGGGTTTCCGAACGCCATGGTCTGGGCTTCACCCTCAGCGAGCAGGCCCGCCGCTGGACCCAGCAAAGCTGCGAGTTTGGAACTCGCCCGTAA
- a CDS encoding LacI family DNA-binding transcriptional regulator produces the protein MKSKKPTRAPTLEDVARSAGLSPMTVSRALNTPQLVRPKTVEKVMQAVQATGYIPNALAGGLASRRSKLVAVVVPQINNNMFVDTIQALSDTLAARGYHMLLCVAGYDRQTEAELVSTLLSRRPDGVVLTGIQHAPLLKKTILNAATPVVEIWDLTPTPLDMLVGFSHEKVGETIGEYVLEKGYQRPGLLWAGDARAMLRKQGLCARLAKKGLDDAPQVEVPLPASLALGRRGLAELLAASEFDVIICSSDTLAQGAIMEAESRGLRVPQDLAVIGFGDLDFAASNRPAITTVSVDRHAIGERAATLLADRIEGGEDSGVIIDIGFQLVARESA, from the coding sequence GTGAAAAGCAAAAAACCGACGCGGGCGCCGACGCTGGAGGATGTGGCTCGCAGCGCCGGGTTGTCGCCGATGACGGTCAGTCGGGCGCTGAATACGCCCCAGCTGGTCAGGCCAAAAACGGTAGAGAAAGTGATGCAGGCTGTGCAGGCGACGGGCTATATCCCCAATGCGCTGGCCGGCGGCCTCGCCTCCAGGCGCAGCAAGCTGGTGGCGGTCGTGGTACCGCAAATCAATAACAATATGTTTGTCGATACCATCCAGGCGCTGAGCGATACCCTGGCGGCGCGCGGCTACCATATGCTGCTGTGCGTGGCGGGCTATGACCGGCAGACCGAGGCCGAGCTGGTCTCTACCTTGCTTTCGCGGCGCCCTGATGGCGTGGTGTTAACCGGCATCCAGCATGCGCCGCTGTTAAAGAAAACGATTCTTAACGCCGCCACGCCGGTGGTGGAAATCTGGGATCTCACCCCGACGCCGCTGGATATGCTGGTCGGTTTTTCCCATGAAAAAGTTGGCGAAACCATTGGCGAGTATGTACTGGAGAAAGGCTACCAGCGACCAGGCCTGCTGTGGGCGGGCGATGCGCGCGCGATGTTGCGTAAGCAGGGGCTCTGTGCCCGACTGGCTAAAAAAGGGCTGGACGATGCGCCTCAGGTTGAAGTGCCGCTCCCGGCGTCGCTGGCGCTGGGGCGGCGCGGTCTGGCGGAGCTGCTCGCCGCCAGCGAGTTTGATGTGATCATCTGCAGCTCAGACACCCTCGCCCAGGGGGCGATTATGGAAGCCGAAAGCCGGGGGCTACGCGTACCGCAGGATCTGGCGGTGATCGGTTTTGGCGATCTGGATTTCGCCGCCAGCAATCGTCCGGCTATCACTACCGTCAGCGTCGACCGTCATGCCATCGGTGAACGGGCCGCTACGCTGCTGGCTGACCGCATCGAAGGGGGAGAAGACAGCGGGGTGATTATAGATATCGGCTTTCAGCTGGTGGCACGAGAATCGGCGTAG
- a CDS encoding glutathione S-transferase family protein, whose amino-acid sequence MITVYGVPGWGSTISELMLSLADIPYEVVDVEGFDQPGPARERLRQINPLCQVPTLRLADGSIMTETAAIALMILDQRPDLAPAPGTPQRQQFQRLLVWLVANVYPTFTYADYPERWAPAAAEQLVENCRQYRKNLYLWFEQQLAAGPWALGASVTLLDCYIAAMYSWGPRQAWFDDHAPKFAAIARAVCQRPELAVALRRNKLI is encoded by the coding sequence ATGATTACCGTTTATGGCGTGCCGGGATGGGGCTCGACGATTAGCGAGCTGATGCTCTCCCTGGCCGATATTCCCTACGAGGTGGTTGACGTGGAGGGCTTTGACCAGCCCGGTCCGGCGCGCGAGCGTCTGCGGCAGATTAATCCGCTGTGCCAGGTGCCCACCCTGAGGCTGGCCGATGGGAGCATCATGACCGAAACCGCCGCCATCGCGCTGATGATCCTCGATCAGCGTCCCGATTTGGCCCCCGCGCCGGGGACGCCGCAGCGTCAACAGTTCCAGCGTTTGCTGGTCTGGCTGGTGGCCAACGTCTATCCTACCTTTACCTATGCCGATTATCCGGAACGCTGGGCGCCCGCCGCCGCGGAGCAGCTGGTGGAGAATTGTCGCCAGTACCGGAAAAATCTCTATCTCTGGTTCGAACAGCAGCTGGCTGCCGGGCCGTGGGCGCTGGGCGCGTCGGTAACGTTGCTGGATTGCTATATCGCGGCGATGTACAGCTGGGGGCCGCGACAGGCGTGGTTTGACGACCACGCGCCAAAATTCGCCGCCATCGCCCGGGCGGTCTGTCAGCGACCGGAGCTGGCCGTGGCGCTACGCCGTAACAAGCTGATTTAA
- the pptA gene encoding tautomerase PptA translates to MPHVDIKCFPRELTDEQKTALAADITEVLIRHLNSKESAVSVALTQVEPDAWQAVWDSEIAPQMAQLIKKPGYSM, encoded by the coding sequence ATGCCGCATGTAGATATTAAATGTTTTCCCCGTGAACTGACTGACGAACAAAAAACCGCGCTGGCCGCTGACATCACAGAGGTGCTGATCCGCCATCTGAACAGCAAAGAGAGCGCCGTCAGCGTCGCGCTGACTCAGGTTGAGCCGGACGCGTGGCAGGCGGTGTGGGACAGTGAGATCGCCCCGCAGATGGCGCAGCTGATAAAGAAGCCGGGTTATAGCATGTAA